The following is a genomic window from Chanos chanos chromosome 1, fChaCha1.1, whole genome shotgun sequence.
GCAATTTCTGTCAGCTCACAGCGCTTTTTAAACACTTCCTGTCGCCGTTTTCTTTACTTTGGCAGTTCTCTGTTCCATAACCCACGTATAACAAAACTTTTTatactcactgtgtgtttacatatacgcacacatatacagaccTCTTCAACCTTTGATCACTGTATAAAAGCCTTTACCATTCGTCAAAACAGCATGATAACAATATTAATAACACCTTTACAGCACATCACAGTGTTGCCTGATGACCACTGCTGCTACTTAAAAACTTTGTTCAGGGCTGAgaaatatgtgtatttattttttgctttttgaagtGACAGAACTGTACTCTTGCATGGTAACTGTTCCCATTTGTGTGATAATATCACTGAAAGAAACAAGCTTTTCTCCCCTAACAAGAAAAAGATACATTAAATCCAATACATAGATGGAAAAAAACgctaaattaaaataaagtacAAATAAAACCAGCAAGTGCGGtagttgacaaaaaaaaaaaagaaaaaaaaaaaaagaaggaaaaacagcagGTCACACAGATTTCCAGAGCTTTGCTCAGAATTCTAGTGAGAAGGACAAAAACGATTCATCCAAATGATTCGTTTGGCTCATCATCTGTGCACATTTAATAAATGGTGATGGAATCTCAGGGCGTCTTCCAttccaaattttaaaaaaaaaaaaaaaggaaaagaaaagggaaaaaaaggaaaagaaaaggaaaaaaagaaaaaagcaaaaccatttACATACAGCATCTGGGTAAAAACATACAGGTGGGACACaagtgtgaacacacagacacatacagactggGAGATACACATAACTTATAGTCAAGTGAGAATTAAGCTGTAGTTGAGAAACGCTCCACAATTTATAGACAGCGGAGAAGCAAAACACATACAGGACAATGTCTTTGTTTCAGACCTTTTCTGTCTGTTGATCTTAATGGACAATACAGTTGTCTGCTTATACTTCACAGACCCATTCGGGGAAAACCGGCTGAAGGTCTTCGCCCCCCCGAACAAATGTCCGTGTTTGTGGTTCCCCTCATTTCAGAGGGAATTTTTGAAACAGAGATTTCCCTTCACAGATTCCACATTTCAAAATGAGACTGAATTTCAAATGCTTAACTTTAAGTGAACCCCTGGGAGTGATCCTCTTAGCCAGAGCAAAAGCTCAGAATCATTTTGGATGAAAGTTGATGACCCATCACACCTCCAGAACATGTAACAGGGTAGATCCAAATCCTACCTTTTCACTGGTTTTATTCTTTATGAGCCTGGACAAAAGGCATCTGTAAATCAACTCATCTGTTCCTTAACTATTTTTTGATACAAAAATTCCTTGAGGCAACCAATGAATGCGTGGGTGTTTGTTCTTCACAATTTCAAAATAACTACACatataaaagattttttttttttaaaaaaagggtgTTTTGAGCTCTATTTaaacctaaagaaaaaaaaaaacataaacggACTGATtgtatttacaaacacagtTTTCAACTGTGAATCATACAAACTTCTTTGCAGCATAGCATGGCCAGTCATTCAAGTCCGATCAAACAAAAGGTGCAGGGTGACCTCCACGCCACACGGGGGTGCTAGCGGGCCCTTGTTCACAGGCTGGTAGGCTGGACCTGCTGCTGGCGTAAGGGCTGGGGGGCAGGCTCGCAGTCTTTCATGCCCGTTTCATCCCCCCTCATGTAAAGAAGGAAGAGCGTGACCGTGGCGAAGGTGGTGGCGTTGACGGGGAAGGCCCTCAAGAGGGTGGAGGTGAGACCTCGAGTGAACACCCTCCAACCTTCCTTCTGATAGCTCTTTTGTACGCAGTCCATGATACCGCTGTAGTGGTTGACCCCGCCCACGCCGTCCGCCTGGAGGCGGGACTTGATCACATCCACGGGGTAGGTGGATATCCAGGAGGCGATCCCGGACATTCCGCCGGCGAAGAGGAGCTTTGGGATCATGTAAAGGTCGTCCGGCTCACAGCCCAGAGAGCGCGTCAGCACATCGTAGGTCAAAAAGTACACCCCGAATCCAGGGGTCTCCCGAACGACTGTCGACAACATACCTCGGTTGATTCCGCGGACGCCTTCCTTCTTGTAAATTCGCACCAGACAGTCCAGAGAGTTCTTGTAGAGTTTCCTGGAGGACTTCTTCTCTCCGGTGCCCTGCATCTGCATGCGCGTCTTGGCCAGCTCCATCGGGCAGCAGATGACGCACTGGATAGCCCCCGCGGCGGCTCCCGCCAGAAACTGGTTTAGAGGCGTGTCTTTGCCCAGCAAGCGCATGGTGTTGCCTTGGACACCGAAGACAATGGCATTGATGAAGGTCAGACCCATCATAGGGGAACCAATGCCTTTGTACAGCCCTAAAACCTTTTGGGGGCAAAAAGAATACCCACTGAGAAAGGCTGGACTGAAACAACAGAGCGATTTAAACCCCCGTGAAAGTGTGAATGGTGCTTGCTAACCTATGATCTCATCTCCACATTTAGCTGACAAGTTACAGGGGAAAAACACGTCCAGGTCTAACACATTTATGTAACTTAAACCCAATTCACAGTGTGAACCACACACAAGGATCTCGCACCTTCCGTTTGAACCAAGACTAGTGGTGAAGTGGTCCAGGCTTGGCGCTGAATCAGATCTATAATGTGTAACTTCACATGAACTTTGAAGGCCTGGACCAGATGGGACGTTCCCTGGGCTTAATTTAGCCGCGAACGCGTGGCGTCCCTAATGACCTCCTGTTCCGATATATCAACTAACCCTCCCAGCTCCAGTGACGCTTGACTCGCCTTTTCACCACTCGCAACATGTGAACAGTGTGGTCATCTCTTACGAATGAGAGAAATTTGAGCACACGGTCTGAATTCAACGTGATGCGTTTTAAACCAATTTCCGTTCCATTCCCACTCTTTAATATTTAACCATATAAAATCAAGACAGAAAACAATGACATACATGTGGATATGTGTTTTTGGCTGAGTGACAGATTCGAGCGATACTCACGGACTCTTGTCGAATGATGGACTGGAAGCAATGGTGCGTCCCTCGATATAACGGCTTATCTGCACTTTGAACTTGAAGTCTCACCTGGGAAAATTGAAGGTTTAACAATTAGGTTGGA
Proteins encoded in this region:
- the slc25a29l gene encoding mitochondrial basic amino acids transporter isoform X1 — its product is MALDFVAGCIGGAAGVLVGHPFDTVKVRLQVQSADKPLYRGTHHCFQSIIRQESVLGLYKGIGSPMMGLTFINAIVFGVQGNTMRLLGKDTPLNQFLAGAAAGAIQCVICCPMELAKTRMQMQGTGEKKSSRKLYKNSLDCLVRIYKKEGVRGINRGMLSTVVRETPGFGVYFLTYDVLTRSLGCEPDDLYMIPKLLFAGGMSGIASWISTYPVDVIKSRLQADGVGGVNHYSGIMDCVQKSYQKEGWRVFTRGLTSTLLRAFPVNATTFATVTLFLLYMRGDETGMKDCEPAPQPLRQQQVQPTSL
- the slc25a29l gene encoding mitochondrial basic amino acids transporter isoform X2, with protein sequence MCNLVRLQVQSADKPLYRGTHHCFQSIIRQESVLGLYKGIGSPMMGLTFINAIVFGVQGNTMRLLGKDTPLNQFLAGAAAGAIQCVICCPMELAKTRMQMQGTGEKKSSRKLYKNSLDCLVRIYKKEGVRGINRGMLSTVVRETPGFGVYFLTYDVLTRSLGCEPDDLYMIPKLLFAGGMSGIASWISTYPVDVIKSRLQADGVGGVNHYSGIMDCVQKSYQKEGWRVFTRGLTSTLLRAFPVNATTFATVTLFLLYMRGDETGMKDCEPAPQPLRQQQVQPTSL